CGGTTATATTTGCCCAAAAGAAATCGACTAAAAAGTTATTAGTTTTTGCCGATCCTGATATTTTATTAAGTCGTGCTAAATTACTAAACTTACCTTTAAAAATAGTTGAGTCTGAGCAAGCTTCAGCTAAGCATCAATTATGCGTTTACCCCATCAAAGTTAGTGGCTCAGTAAATGTTGGCGTTTTAAATACTGATAATGCTCAATATGTCCTAAATACTTTGGATAAAGCAACTGATTTTTGTTTGAATGAAAAATGCGAAGCATTAGTTACTGGCCCTATCCATAAGGGCGTTATTAATAGTGTCAATCCAGGTTTTACTGGGCATACTGAATATTTAGCCTCTTTAGCAGATACTGAAAAAACAGTTATGATGCTGGCAACACAAGGCTTACGTGTCGCGCTTGCAACTACCCATTTGCCACTTTCTCAAGTTGTTCAAAATATTAAAAAAGAGTCTCTTGAAAAAACTATTCGTATCATTCACAAGTCTTTAGAAAGCTACGGAATTAGCAATCCACGTATTGTTGTTTGTGGGCTTAACCCACATGCGGGTGAGGATGGCTGCCTGGGCATGGAAGAAATTGAAATCATCAACCCGCTTATTAATAAACTCAACCAACAAGGATTTAACCTTTTCGGCAGTGTACCTGCTGATACTGCATTTACAGTTGATGCGCTCAAAGGGATTGATTGTGTTTTAAGTATGTATCATGACCAGGGCCTTCCAGTGCTTAAGACCTTAGGCTTTAAAAAAGCAGTTAACATTACCTTGGGGTTGCCTTTTATTCGTACATCAGTTGACCACGGCACTGCTTTATCACTCGCCGGTACAGGTAATATTAGCCTAGGTAGTCTGCATACTGCATTAGAATACGCACAAGATTTTATTAACAAGAAAAATGCCTAAGCAACAATCTACAACTTCTACAAAACATAAAGCGCGTAAGCGTTTTGGTCAAAATTTTTTGACTGATCAGAAAGTTATAGATCAAATTGTCGCGACCATCGCCCCTAAGCGAGATGATAATTTACTTGAAATTGGCCCTGGACAAGGGGCTATGACTTTCCCACTGCTTGATCGAGTTGACGAGCTTAATGTCATTGAAATTGATCGAGATTTAATTGAAATTTTAAATAGATATGAAAAGCCTAATTTAGTCATTCATCAAGGTGATGCGCTTAATTTTGATCTTGATTTGTTCAATCCACCGATTAGAGTAGTTGGAAATCTACCTTATAACATTTCATCCCCTATTTTGTTTCACTTGCTCGAACATCGAGATAAAGTCATTGACATGACTTTTATGCTACAAAAAGAAGTGGTCGAAAGAATGTCGGCAGATCATGGCTCTAAAATTTATGGTCGTTTGAGTGTTATGATGCAAGCATTTTTTGACGTGGAGTTAATTTTTATTGTGCCGCCTGAGTCTTTTGATCCAGCGCCAAAAGTTGATTCTGCTATTGTTTATCTAACACCGCTCAAAACCTGCAAAGTGACTAATATAGATCTATTTGAAAAAATAGTAAAAGCCTCTTTTGCACACCGTAGAAAAACCCTTAGAAATTGTTTAAAGTTATTATTAACTCAAGAGCAAACTAGCATCGACCTTTCACAACGCGCTGAAATGTTAGATATTGATAATTTTATTACCCTAGCCCAAGATTATGAAAAACAGTATTCAAATTGACGTTCAAGTTAGCTTCATTAAAGAGCAATCAAGTGCAGCGATAAATCAGTACGCTTTCGCCTACACAATTACTATTACCAACAACGGTTCGCTCGGTGCTCAATTACTGACCCGACATTGGCGCATTCAAGATGAAACTAAACATATTGAGGATGTTATTGGTGAAGGTGTTATTGGCGAACAGCCTCATTTAATGCCGGGTGAATCTTATCAGTATTCATCGGGTTCAGTAATAAAAACAGCTACTGGAACTATGAAAGGTACTTATGGCATGGTGAATGATGAAGGTGAGCGGTTTGAAGCTAAAATTCCTGAGTTCATTTTAAGTGAGCCATACACGCTACATTAAATGTCTGATTACTTAATTGGCGATGTTCAAGGGTGTTACGATTCATTGCAACGCCTATTAAATCAAATTGAGTTCTCCCTAGATAAAGATCGAATATTTTTCCTAGGAGATGTGGTTAATCGTGGCAACAAATCTCTAGAAACTCTAGAATTTATCAAAGCACACTCCGACAATATCTCCATGGTCTTGGGTAATCATGATTTTCATTTATTGGCCTGCACTCTTGGAAAAACTATACTCAATAAAAAAGATACCTTTTCTGATATTATCAGTGCAAAGAATTCTACAAAACTACTAGAATTCTTATCTCAACAACCTTTATTGATTAGCGATGAAGATGTGTTAATGGTTCACGCAGGCATCCCTCCAAATTGGTCTAAAGAAATAGCGGTAACTCAATCAACCTTGGTTCAAAAGCATTTACAAGGTGAAAATTTAGGCCAATTTTTAACGCAAATGTATCATAACCAGCCAGATACTTGGAGTGATCATCTAAATGAGCTTGAACAGTGTCGATATACTATTAACGCCATGATGAGAATGAGATTTTGTAGGGCTAATGGTCAGTTAGAATTTGAACATAAAATGAATTTTGATCAAGCACCTGATGGTTATAAAGCTTGGTTTGAGCATGAAAATCGCTTACTAAAAGAAACAGATATTTTTTTTGGCCACTGGTCTACGCTAGCTAATGTAGAGCAAAAACATATATTTCCAATGGATCATGGTTGCGCCTGGGGTGGCCGTTTAAGCGCAATTAGGCGATCAGATAGGCAAATATTTTCTATAAACTGCTAGAGGGTTACTTGTCCTTCAAATACAAATTCAGCTGGCCCTGATAAAAATACATGCCCACCTTTTTGATATTCAACAGCTGCATCACCTCCAGTGAGATGTGCGTACACTTTTTCATCTAACAAACCCTTCTCAACGCCATAAACTACTGCTGCGCTCGCGCCACTTCCACAAGCCAATGTCTCGCCAGAGCCACGCTCATAAACTCGTAAATTGATTTCACCACGATTGACTATTTGCATAAAACCAATATTGGCTTGATTTGGTAAAGCCTTGTTAGCTTGTATTTTTGTTGCAATACTGGCGATATCGAGAACTGAGAGCTCCTCAACTATTAAAATACAATGAGGATTGCCCATAGATAACACGCCCATTTCATGACCCTCAATTGTGTATGTTGGTTGAATTTCAGATGCAATCAGTGGAATACTGTCAAGCTCAAAGCTAGGACTACTCATATCAACACGCACAGTGTTATCTGCATTAACATGCAAAGTGATCACACTTGAGTGGGTTTCTACAATGATCGGATTTCGCTTAGTTAAATTTTTGTGCGTTACGAAACGTGCAAAGCATCGGGCACCATTGCCACACTGTGCCACCTCAGATCCATCTGCATTATAAATAATATAGCGAAAATCAATACCTGGAGTGCTACTTGACTCTACAACGAGCAGTTGGTCAAAGCCAATACCGAAATGTCGATCAGACAAAATTTTAATTTTCTCAACACTAAAGTTTATATCACCATCGGTATTGTCAACCACCATAAAGTCGTTCCCAAGCCCGTGCATTTTTGTAAAATTTATTAACATAGGCTTTATTTTATCCACTTATAAAGCTAAAGGTTAATGAAAACGATAGTTCTGCTAAAATATTGCCTATATTTATCCACAAGGCAAATCATGATAACTCCTAGCAATATTACACTTAACAAAGACAAAAACCTTTTAACCCTTACTTTTGAGGGAACTGACTACCCATTAAGTGCTGAATTTTTGAGAGTTTATTCTCCTTCAGCAGAAGTAGTTGGTCATGGTCCTGGTCAGGAGACATTGCAACTTGATAAAGAAAATGTGAAGATTGACCGTATTGAGCCTACTGGAAACTATGCTATTATTTTGTTCTTTAATGATGGGCATGATACTGGCATTTATTCTTGGACTCATTTACATAAACTTGCTACAGATCAATCTGCCTTATGGTCAACTTATTTAAAACGACTTAAAGAGGCTGGACACTCTCATTCTCAACTGTAGTTCAAATGGGTTTTTTTACCGCCCTTTTGTCGTTCGCGTTAACGATTGGTATTTTAGTCACTGTCCATGAGTATGGTCATTATTGGGTTGCCAAAAAATTCAATGTCAAGATATTAAGATTTTCTGTTGGTTTTGGCAAGGTAATTAAATCTTTCAAACGCGGTGAAACTGAAT
The genomic region above belongs to Candidatus Thioglobus sp. and contains:
- the pdxA gene encoding 4-hydroxythreonine-4-phosphate dehydrogenase PdxA, which encodes VIFAQKKSTKKLLVFADPDILLSRAKLLNLPLKIVESEQASAKHQLCVYPIKVSGSVNVGVLNTDNAQYVLNTLDKATDFCLNEKCEALVTGPIHKGVINSVNPGFTGHTEYLASLADTEKTVMMLATQGLRVALATTHLPLSQVVQNIKKESLEKTIRIIHKSLESYGISNPRIVVCGLNPHAGEDGCLGMEEIEIINPLINKLNQQGFNLFGSVPADTAFTVDALKGIDCVLSMYHDQGLPVLKTLGFKKAVNITLGLPFIRTSVDHGTALSLAGTGNISLGSLHTALEYAQDFINKKNA
- the rsmA gene encoding 16S rRNA (adenine(1518)-N(6)/adenine(1519)-N(6))-dimethyltransferase RsmA yields the protein MPKQQSTTSTKHKARKRFGQNFLTDQKVIDQIVATIAPKRDDNLLEIGPGQGAMTFPLLDRVDELNVIEIDRDLIEILNRYEKPNLVIHQGDALNFDLDLFNPPIRVVGNLPYNISSPILFHLLEHRDKVIDMTFMLQKEVVERMSADHGSKIYGRLSVMMQAFFDVELIFIVPPESFDPAPKVDSAIVYLTPLKTCKVTNIDLFEKIVKASFAHRRKTLRNCLKLLLTQEQTSIDLSQRAEMLDIDNFITLAQDYEKQYSN
- the apaG gene encoding Co2+/Mg2+ efflux protein ApaG, with product MKNSIQIDVQVSFIKEQSSAAINQYAFAYTITITNNGSLGAQLLTRHWRIQDETKHIEDVIGEGVIGEQPHLMPGESYQYSSGSVIKTATGTMKGTYGMVNDEGERFEAKIPEFILSEPYTLH
- a CDS encoding symmetrical bis(5'-nucleosyl)-tetraphosphatase, producing MSDYLIGDVQGCYDSLQRLLNQIEFSLDKDRIFFLGDVVNRGNKSLETLEFIKAHSDNISMVLGNHDFHLLACTLGKTILNKKDTFSDIISAKNSTKLLEFLSQQPLLISDEDVLMVHAGIPPNWSKEIAVTQSTLVQKHLQGENLGQFLTQMYHNQPDTWSDHLNELEQCRYTINAMMRMRFCRANGQLEFEHKMNFDQAPDGYKAWFEHENRLLKETDIFFGHWSTLANVEQKHIFPMDHGCAWGGRLSAIRRSDRQIFSINC
- the dapF gene encoding diaminopimelate epimerase, whose product is MNFTKMHGLGNDFMVVDNTDGDINFSVEKIKILSDRHFGIGFDQLLVVESSSTPGIDFRYIIYNADGSEVAQCGNGARCFARFVTHKNLTKRNPIIVETHSSVITLHVNADNTVRVDMSSPSFELDSIPLIASEIQPTYTIEGHEMGVLSMGNPHCILIVEELSVLDIASIATKIQANKALPNQANIGFMQIVNRGEINLRVYERGSGETLACGSGASAAVVYGVEKGLLDEKVYAHLTGGDAAVEYQKGGHVFLSGPAEFVFEGQVTL
- a CDS encoding DUF971 domain-containing protein — translated: MITPSNITLNKDKNLLTLTFEGTDYPLSAEFLRVYSPSAEVVGHGPGQETLQLDKENVKIDRIEPTGNYAIILFFNDGHDTGIYSWTHLHKLATDQSALWSTYLKRLKEAGHSHSQL